Proteins found in one Amycolatopsis aidingensis genomic segment:
- a CDS encoding serine hydrolase: protein MLVALLTGILPVPAAQASTGTAAAGEAQGIEAFDPELRARIVAAERYARSRPGFTGIVLRDRRTGAIWRNAHSGTLIWACSTPKLAMVVDLLVRAESGAVSLTADDRALMRAMLHSSDNDAAHILWDRYGGTEFATRFPDYGMTDMRFSEDHPHHWGWIRTTADDLGRLVDYALERLPARDRDYLVRELRTVAPNQQWGVWGAGTAARPGNKNGWADDNADGSWLMNSVGFAGPDARYTLAMMNNTQVVDNGYQVGEETTTRISEILFKDYFDGTGGPGV from the coding sequence ATGCTGGTCGCGCTACTGACCGGAATCCTGCCGGTACCAGCGGCACAGGCGAGCACCGGAACGGCCGCCGCTGGGGAGGCACAGGGCATCGAAGCCTTCGACCCCGAACTGCGCGCCCGCATCGTGGCCGCCGAGCGGTACGCGCGCAGCAGGCCCGGATTCACCGGCATCGTGCTCCGCGACCGGCGGACCGGCGCGATCTGGCGCAATGCCCACTCGGGCACCCTGATCTGGGCGTGTTCGACGCCGAAGCTGGCCATGGTGGTGGACCTGCTGGTCCGGGCCGAGTCCGGGGCGGTCAGCCTCACCGCCGATGATCGTGCCCTGATGCGCGCCATGTTGCACTCCAGTGACAACGATGCCGCGCACATCCTGTGGGACCGCTACGGCGGTACCGAGTTCGCGACCCGCTTTCCGGACTACGGGATGACCGATATGCGGTTCAGCGAGGACCATCCGCATCATTGGGGTTGGATTCGCACCACCGCCGACGATCTCGGCAGGCTCGTCGACTACGCACTCGAGCGGTTGCCTGCAAGGGATCGCGACTACCTCGTGCGCGAGCTGCGTACGGTGGCACCCAACCAGCAATGGGGCGTCTGGGGCGCGGGCACCGCGGCCCGGCCGGGGAACAAGAACGGCTGGGCCGATGACAACGCCGATGGGTCCTGGCTGATGAACTCGGTCGGTTTCGCCGGACCGGATGCGCGCTACACACTTGCGATGATGAACAACACGCAGGTGGTCGACAACGGTTACCAGGTCGGCGAGGAGACCACGACCCGGATCAGCGAGATCCTGTTCAAGGACTATTTCGACGGTACGGGTGGCCCCGGCGTCTGA
- a CDS encoding PspC domain-containing protein, protein MTTTVKTTLTRSRHDRVLGGVCAGLAERFGWKPKTVRILFVVSCLLPGPQLLAYLALWIIIPADRH, encoded by the coding sequence ATGACGACAACAGTGAAGACGACATTGACGAGGTCGCGGCACGACCGGGTGCTCGGCGGCGTCTGCGCCGGCCTGGCCGAGCGGTTCGGCTGGAAGCCGAAGACCGTACGGATCCTGTTCGTGGTCTCCTGCCTGCTGCCCGGCCCGCAGCTGCTGGCCTACCTGGCGTTGTGGATCATCATCCCCGCCGACCGGCACTGA
- a CDS encoding TetR/AcrR family transcriptional regulator C-terminal domain-containing protein: protein MVVFAGQGDARRSIAMLWRNAGHDVPEPGTRPGPKPGLSVDEIVAAAIAVADADGMSALSMRAVGERLGRTAMALYTYVPKKSELIDLMYDQALAELPTEYPADTGWRAAVTSWARELWAFYLRHPWMLQVSQARPVLGPHEYALIETVTGLFRETGLGAGQLRRIIGTVFQFVRATAQTAAEARQAVPETGVSEEEWWYSRTGILQEVVPDFTARFPLLVWLESEERVPQAGGDTSYLEGQAREMFEAGLGVLLDGVEVAMSRNAAGD from the coding sequence GTGGTCGTGTTTGCCGGGCAGGGGGACGCACGTCGTTCGATAGCGATGCTCTGGCGCAACGCCGGCCACGACGTCCCGGAACCCGGCACGAGACCAGGACCCAAACCGGGCCTGAGCGTGGACGAGATCGTGGCCGCGGCCATCGCGGTTGCCGATGCCGATGGCATGTCGGCCCTGTCCATGCGAGCGGTCGGTGAGCGTCTCGGACGCACTGCGATGGCCCTTTACACGTATGTCCCGAAGAAAAGTGAACTGATCGACCTGATGTACGATCAGGCGCTTGCCGAGCTCCCCACGGAGTACCCTGCGGACACCGGCTGGCGGGCGGCCGTGACCAGCTGGGCACGAGAGTTGTGGGCATTCTACCTCCGGCATCCGTGGATGCTGCAGGTGTCGCAGGCACGTCCGGTACTCGGCCCGCATGAGTACGCCCTCATCGAGACCGTGACCGGCCTCTTCCGGGAGACCGGGCTGGGTGCCGGGCAACTGCGGCGGATCATCGGCACGGTGTTCCAGTTCGTGCGCGCCACCGCGCAGACCGCGGCCGAGGCGCGGCAGGCGGTCCCGGAGACCGGGGTTTCCGAGGAAGAGTGGTGGTACTCCCGCACCGGGATCCTGCAGGAGGTCGTGCCGGACTTCACCGCGCGGTTCCCGCTGCTGGTCTGGCTGGAGAGCGAGGAGCGGGTGCCCCAGGCCGGGGGCGACACCTCCTACCTGGAAGGACAGGCCCGCGAGATGTTCGAGGCCGGGCTCGGGGTACTGCTGGACGGGGTGGAGGTCGCGATGTCAAGGAACGCGGCGGGGGACTGA
- a CDS encoding ATP-binding cassette domain-containing protein, translated as MIEVRGARENNLTGVSLDIPKRRLTVFTGVSGSGKSSLVFGTIAAESQRLINETYTAFLQSLMPSLGRPDVDALRNLSAAIVVDQERMGANSRSTVGTATDAQAMLRVIFSRIATPHIGAASAFSFNAEGMCPECEGIGRVSDLDVHELVDMDRSLNEGAITVPGFEVDSWYWRILAHSGFVDPEVKLRDYTPQQWADFLRKPTTKIKQGGSTITYEGLAVKVRRLFLSKERDSMQATMKSFVDRAVTTTGCTACGGTRLNEAARSATIEGLNIAECAAMQISDLAEFIRKIEVESVGPLLETLRDTLDSLVEIGLGYLSLDRESGTLSGGEAQRVKMVRHLGSSLSDVTYVFDEPTVGLHPHDIQRMNDLLLRLRDKGNTVLVVEHKPEVIEIADHIVDLGPGAGPAGGRLCFAGDLAGLRRSDTLTGRYLDHRARLRERPRPARGQLPITGATTHNLRNVSVDIPLGVLTVVTGVAGSGKSSLIHGSLSGREGVLVVDQSPIRGSRRSNPATYTGLLDPIRNAFAKANGVKPGMFSANSEGACPNCKGIGLVYTDLAMMASVPSVCEDCDGKRFVPEVLGYTLRGKNISEVLGMSVTEAREFFTSGQARVILDRLVDVGMGYLGLGQPLTTLSGGERQRLKLAIHMAEKAATYVLDEPTTGLHLADVDQLLALLDRLVGAGNSVVVIEHHQAVMAHADWIIDLGPGAGHDGGRIVFEGPPAELVARGDTLTAQHLRSYVRRPAC; from the coding sequence ATGATCGAGGTCCGTGGTGCCAGGGAGAACAACCTGACCGGGGTCTCGCTCGACATCCCCAAGCGCAGGCTCACCGTGTTCACCGGGGTGTCCGGCTCGGGTAAGTCCTCGCTCGTGTTCGGCACGATCGCGGCCGAGTCCCAGCGCCTGATCAACGAGACCTACACGGCCTTCCTCCAGTCCCTGATGCCGAGCCTCGGCAGGCCGGATGTGGACGCCCTGCGCAATCTCAGCGCGGCGATCGTGGTCGACCAGGAACGAATGGGCGCCAACTCCAGGTCGACAGTGGGCACCGCGACCGACGCGCAGGCCATGCTGCGGGTCATCTTCAGCCGGATCGCCACCCCGCATATCGGCGCCGCCAGTGCCTTCAGCTTCAACGCCGAGGGGATGTGCCCGGAGTGCGAAGGCATCGGCAGGGTGTCGGACCTGGACGTGCACGAGCTGGTGGACATGGACCGCTCGCTGAACGAGGGGGCGATCACCGTGCCAGGGTTCGAGGTCGACTCCTGGTACTGGCGGATCCTCGCCCATTCCGGCTTCGTCGACCCGGAGGTGAAACTGCGGGACTACACGCCCCAGCAGTGGGCGGACTTCCTGCGCAAGCCCACGACCAAGATCAAACAAGGTGGCAGCACCATCACCTACGAAGGGCTCGCGGTCAAGGTCCGGCGGCTGTTCCTCAGCAAGGAACGGGACTCGATGCAGGCGACCATGAAGTCCTTCGTGGATCGCGCCGTGACCACGACCGGCTGTACCGCCTGCGGCGGCACCCGGCTGAACGAGGCCGCCCGTTCGGCCACCATCGAGGGCCTGAACATCGCCGAGTGCGCTGCCATGCAGATCAGCGACCTCGCCGAGTTCATCCGCAAGATCGAGGTCGAGTCGGTGGGCCCGCTGCTGGAGACCCTGCGCGACACCCTGGACTCCCTGGTCGAGATCGGTCTCGGCTACCTGAGCCTCGACCGCGAGTCCGGCACGCTTTCCGGCGGCGAGGCGCAGCGGGTGAAGATGGTCCGGCACCTCGGCTCCAGCCTCTCCGACGTCACTTACGTGTTCGACGAACCCACGGTCGGGCTGCACCCGCACGACATCCAGCGGATGAACGACCTACTGCTGCGGTTGCGGGACAAGGGAAACACGGTGCTCGTGGTGGAGCACAAACCCGAGGTGATCGAGATCGCCGACCACATCGTCGATCTGGGCCCCGGCGCAGGGCCCGCAGGGGGACGGCTGTGTTTCGCCGGTGACCTGGCGGGGCTGCGCCGGTCGGACACCCTGACCGGGCGCTACCTCGACCACCGGGCCCGGCTACGCGAGCGGCCGCGGCCCGCCCGCGGCCAGTTGCCGATCACCGGGGCCACCACGCACAACCTCCGGAACGTGAGCGTGGACATCCCGCTCGGGGTGCTGACCGTGGTCACCGGCGTCGCCGGTTCCGGGAAGAGCTCGCTGATCCATGGCTCCCTGTCCGGCCGGGAGGGCGTGCTGGTGGTCGACCAGTCGCCGATCCGTGGGTCCCGGCGCAGCAACCCGGCGACCTACACCGGCCTGCTCGACCCGATCCGGAACGCCTTCGCCAAGGCCAACGGGGTCAAGCCCGGCATGTTCAGCGCCAACTCCGAGGGCGCGTGCCCGAACTGCAAGGGGATCGGGCTGGTCTACACCGACCTCGCGATGATGGCGAGCGTGCCCTCGGTGTGCGAGGACTGCGATGGCAAGCGGTTCGTCCCGGAGGTACTCGGATACACCCTGCGCGGTAAGAACATCAGCGAGGTACTCGGCATGTCGGTGACCGAGGCGCGCGAGTTCTTCACCAGCGGGCAGGCCAGGGTGATTCTGGACCGGCTGGTCGATGTCGGCATGGGCTATCTCGGCCTGGGGCAGCCGCTCACCACCCTCTCCGGAGGCGAACGGCAGCGGCTGAAGCTGGCCATCCACATGGCGGAGAAGGCCGCGACCTACGTGCTGGACGAGCCGACCACCGGACTGCACCTCGCCGATGTCGACCAGCTGCTGGCGCTGCTCGATCGGCTGGTGGGTGCCGGCAACTCGGTGGTCGTGATCGAGCATCACCAGGCGGTGATGGCCCATGCCGACTGGATCATCGACCTCGGCCCGGGGGCGGGCCATGACGGTGGCCGGATCGTGTTCGAAGGCCCTCCGGCCGAGCTCGTCGCCCGCGGGGACACTCTCACCGCCCAGCACCTGCGGTCCTACGTCCGGCGCCCCGCCTGCTGA
- the pip gene encoding prolyl aminopeptidase, with protein sequence MVELYPHIEPYEQGMLDVGDGNQVYWEACGNPEGKPALLVHGGPGSGCVPRHRRYFDPDAYRLVLFDQRGCGRSRPLAEDPATDMRHNTTQHLIADMELLREHLGIGRWLLHGGSWGSTLILAYAQRYPERVSEIVLTAITTTRRAEVDWLTRGVGRFFPEAWDRFRAGAPEAYRDGNLAAGYAQLMEDPDPAVRARAAGEWLTWEDTVVSLEPSGVPNAYTTHVGADMQGFVRIVTHYFANAAWLPEDDLLRNAGKLAGIPGVLLHGRQDIGGPVQTAWELARAWPGSELVVVEDSGHTGSETMRAGIRDALDRFATR encoded by the coding sequence ATGGTCGAGCTGTACCCGCATATCGAGCCGTACGAGCAGGGCATGCTGGATGTCGGCGATGGCAACCAGGTGTACTGGGAGGCCTGCGGCAACCCGGAGGGCAAACCCGCGCTGCTGGTGCACGGCGGTCCCGGCTCGGGCTGCGTACCCCGGCACCGCCGGTACTTCGACCCGGACGCCTACCGGCTCGTCCTTTTCGACCAGCGCGGATGCGGGCGGAGCAGGCCGCTCGCCGAGGATCCGGCCACCGACATGCGGCACAACACCACCCAGCACCTGATCGCCGATATGGAACTGCTGCGCGAGCACCTCGGCATCGGGAGATGGCTGCTGCACGGGGGCTCCTGGGGCTCGACCCTGATCCTCGCCTACGCGCAGCGGTACCCGGAGCGGGTTTCCGAGATCGTGCTCACCGCTATCACCACCACCCGGCGCGCGGAGGTGGACTGGCTCACCCGGGGTGTCGGCCGGTTCTTCCCCGAGGCATGGGACCGCTTTCGGGCCGGCGCGCCGGAGGCGTACCGGGACGGCAACCTCGCCGCGGGCTACGCGCAGCTGATGGAGGACCCCGATCCCGCGGTGCGGGCACGGGCCGCCGGGGAGTGGCTGACCTGGGAAGACACCGTCGTCTCACTGGAACCGAGCGGGGTGCCGAACGCCTACACCACCCATGTCGGGGCCGATATGCAGGGTTTCGTCCGGATCGTGACGCACTACTTCGCCAACGCCGCCTGGCTGCCCGAGGACGACCTGCTGCGCAACGCGGGCAAGCTGGCCGGAATCCCCGGGGTGCTGCTGCACGGCAGGCAGGACATCGGCGGGCCGGTGCAGACCGCATGGGAGCTCGCCCGCGCCTGGCCCGGATCGGAACTGGTGGTGGTCGAGGACTCCGGGCACACCGGAAGCGAGACCATGCGCGCAGGCATCCGCGACGCCCTCGACCGCTTCGCCACCCGCTGA
- a CDS encoding MarR family winged helix-turn-helix transcriptional regulator, whose amino-acid sequence MTSTAEPGPELLGTRLRHLLELLDGGVAEVEAELGLVGFRPRFAPLVRTLAAAGPLSIRELANAVGVTHSAASQTVAQLVKQGLVTLSPGADARQRIARLTPKARQLLPTLETEWVAVTEAARELDAELPYPLSRLVEEALGALRRRSMRERVAAVAPDLLARRTWHGGEHAPEG is encoded by the coding sequence GTGACATCTACTGCCGAACCGGGGCCCGAACTGCTCGGCACCCGGCTGCGTCACCTGCTGGAGCTGCTGGACGGCGGGGTCGCCGAGGTGGAAGCGGAACTCGGGCTGGTCGGGTTCCGCCCGCGTTTCGCACCGCTGGTGCGCACGCTGGCCGCGGCCGGTCCGCTGTCGATCCGGGAACTGGCGAACGCGGTCGGGGTGACCCACTCCGCCGCGAGTCAGACGGTGGCGCAGCTGGTCAAGCAGGGTCTGGTGACGCTGTCGCCGGGGGCGGACGCGCGGCAGCGCATTGCCCGGCTGACCCCGAAGGCGCGGCAGTTGCTGCCGACCCTGGAGACGGAGTGGGTGGCCGTCACCGAGGCGGCAAGGGAGCTGGACGCGGAACTGCCCTACCCGCTGAGCCGCCTGGTCGAGGAGGCGCTGGGCGCGTTGCGGCGACGGTCGATGCGGGAGCGGGTGGCCGCCGTGGCGCCCGATCTCCTTGCCCGGCGCACATGGCACGGCGGCGAGCACGCTCCTGAGGGCTAG
- a CDS encoding cellulose binding domain-containing protein: MSKIRKLLVLSVATAAALLGLAAVPANAAPGLTATFTKVSDWGTGFEGKITVSNDSATALNGWTIEFDLPAGYSISSSWNAQRTSSGQHYTFRNPSWAPTLAAGSSTSFGFNGAPGGISGIQNCTFNGDPCDGGGGPGEPGAPSAPGTPSVTGTSNSSISLSWGASSGTVSGYRVYEGDSLRATTSGTSATISGLGSCTTHSYTVAAYNDAGESARSGSVTATTGGCTQPEGIGAAPYLYLGWGNPPSATMVMEETGIEAFTMAFILSDGGCSPAWDSTRPLQGSVDARTIASIQAAGGQVVPSIGGWSGNKLGPNCSTPEALAGAYQEVIDAYGLNSIDIDIENTDEFENPTVQDRILNALRIVEQNNPGIETILTFPTLRSGPNYWGNRLIERAQELQVGVDVFTIMPFNFSGSDMYQDTVSASEGLKNKLKSTFGWSDATAYGHMGISGMNGLSDQRELTSLSDWTQIRDWAKGNGLARLAYWAVNRDRPCPNGGVTSNCSGISQPEWEFTRITAGF, translated from the coding sequence ATGTCCAAAATCCGAAAACTCCTGGTGCTGTCCGTGGCCACCGCGGCCGCCCTGCTCGGTCTCGCGGCCGTACCGGCGAACGCGGCGCCCGGCCTGACGGCGACCTTCACCAAGGTGTCCGACTGGGGCACCGGATTCGAAGGCAAGATCACGGTTTCCAATGACAGCGCGACCGCGCTGAACGGCTGGACCATCGAGTTCGACCTGCCGGCAGGCTACTCGATCAGCAGCTCGTGGAACGCCCAGCGCACCAGCAGCGGCCAGCACTACACCTTCCGCAACCCGAGCTGGGCGCCCACCCTGGCGGCCGGGTCGAGCACCTCCTTCGGCTTCAACGGTGCCCCTGGCGGCATCAGCGGGATCCAGAACTGCACGTTCAACGGGGATCCCTGTGACGGCGGTGGCGGGCCGGGCGAGCCCGGCGCACCCAGCGCCCCCGGCACACCCAGCGTGACCGGCACCAGCAACTCCAGCATTTCCCTTTCCTGGGGCGCATCCAGCGGCACGGTCTCCGGCTACCGTGTCTACGAGGGCGACTCGCTGCGCGCGACCACCTCGGGCACCTCGGCCACCATCTCCGGGCTCGGCTCCTGCACCACGCACAGCTACACCGTGGCGGCGTACAACGACGCCGGTGAGTCCGCCCGCAGCGGCTCGGTGACCGCGACGACGGGTGGCTGCACCCAGCCCGAGGGCATCGGCGCCGCGCCCTACCTCTATCTCGGCTGGGGCAACCCGCCCTCGGCGACAATGGTCATGGAGGAGACCGGCATCGAGGCGTTCACCATGGCCTTCATCCTCTCCGACGGCGGCTGCTCCCCCGCCTGGGACAGCACCCGGCCGCTGCAGGGCAGCGTGGACGCGCGGACCATCGCGAGCATCCAGGCCGCAGGCGGGCAGGTCGTGCCCTCCATCGGCGGCTGGAGCGGGAACAAGCTGGGCCCGAACTGCTCCACCCCGGAGGCGCTCGCCGGCGCCTACCAGGAGGTGATCGACGCCTACGGCCTGAACTCGATCGACATCGACATCGAGAACACCGACGAGTTCGAGAACCCCACGGTGCAGGACCGGATCCTGAACGCGCTGCGGATCGTGGAGCAGAACAATCCCGGCATCGAAACGATCCTCACCTTCCCCACCCTGCGCTCCGGCCCCAACTACTGGGGCAACCGGCTGATCGAGCGGGCACAGGAACTGCAGGTCGGGGTCGACGTGTTCACCATCATGCCGTTCAACTTCAGCGGTTCGGACATGTACCAGGACACGGTGAGCGCCTCCGAAGGGCTGAAGAACAAGCTGAAGTCGACCTTCGGCTGGTCGGATGCCACCGCATACGGGCACATGGGCATCTCCGGCATGAACGGCCTTTCCGACCAGCGCGAGCTGACCAGCCTTTCGGACTGGACGCAGATCCGGGACTGGGCCAAGGGCAACGGCCTGGCCAGGCTGGCGTACTGGGCGGTGAACAGGGACCGCCCCTGCCCGAACGGGGGCGTGACCTCCAACTGCAGCGGGATCTCCCAACCGGAATGGGAGTTCACCCGCATCACCGCCGGGTTCTGA
- a CDS encoding family 20 glycosylhydrolase produces MQMRKARNPRTRIGYAFSVLAVAAGMVAGSALAVEQPAAAATLESPQDIVPAPVSVEPADGVVHDLTADTTIYTQGGSAEARAIGEQLAGLLRGSTGYPFPVADAQGQPTDGVSLLLSGADPQVGAEGYQLEVTAESVVLRANEAAGLFAGMQTLRQLLPAKVESATEQEGPWQLPGVSITDYPRFHHRGAMLDVARHFHPVDTVKRYIDQLALYKVNYLHLHLTDDQGWRLVIDSWPRLATYGGSTEVGGGPGGYYTKAEYSEIIDYAASKHITVIPEIDMPGHTNAALASYAELNCDGQAPPLRTDIEVGYSSLCINKEITYEFVDDVIRELAALTPGPYIHIGGDEANATTPADYQTFMDRVLPIVEKYGKKPMGWHDFIETTTDTEAVPQFWGTTTSSQAVADAAQRGNKVLMSPANKAYLDMKYNSSTPLGLSWAGYTEVDDAYDWNPGSYLNGVPESAVRGVEAPLWSETIETPAHIDYMAFPRLPAIAELGWSPWSTHDWNAFRERLGAQAPRWEQMGLEFYRSPQVPWRTDGGGEPGECTAPAWNSSTVYTGGDQVSHNGYNWTAKWWTRGEEPGTTGEWGVWRNDGPC; encoded by the coding sequence ATGCAGATGCGGAAGGCCCGAAATCCACGAACACGGATCGGGTACGCGTTCTCCGTGCTGGCCGTGGCCGCCGGCATGGTGGCTGGCAGCGCCCTGGCCGTGGAACAGCCCGCGGCCGCGGCGACGCTGGAGTCCCCACAGGACATCGTGCCGGCGCCGGTATCGGTAGAGCCCGCGGACGGGGTGGTCCACGACCTCACCGCGGACACCACGATCTACACCCAGGGGGGCTCGGCCGAGGCCAGGGCGATCGGCGAGCAACTGGCTGGCCTGCTGCGCGGATCGACCGGCTACCCGTTCCCGGTGGCCGACGCGCAGGGGCAGCCCACGGACGGTGTTTCCCTGCTGTTGTCCGGTGCGGACCCCCAGGTCGGCGCGGAGGGCTATCAGCTGGAGGTGACGGCGGAATCCGTCGTGCTGCGGGCGAACGAGGCCGCGGGCCTGTTCGCGGGCATGCAGACCCTGCGCCAGCTGTTGCCTGCCAAGGTGGAGAGTGCCACCGAGCAGGAAGGCCCGTGGCAGCTGCCCGGGGTGTCCATCACGGACTATCCACGGTTCCACCACCGGGGCGCGATGCTCGACGTCGCGCGGCATTTCCACCCGGTGGACACGGTGAAGCGCTACATCGACCAGCTGGCCCTTTACAAGGTCAACTACCTGCACCTGCACCTGACCGATGATCAGGGCTGGCGGCTGGTCATCGACAGCTGGCCACGGCTGGCGACCTACGGTGGCAGCACCGAGGTCGGCGGCGGTCCCGGCGGCTACTACACCAAGGCCGAGTACAGCGAGATTATCGACTACGCGGCGAGCAAGCACATCACGGTGATTCCGGAGATCGACATGCCGGGGCACACCAACGCGGCGCTGGCCTCGTACGCGGAGCTGAACTGCGACGGGCAGGCCCCGCCGTTGCGTACCGACATCGAGGTCGGGTACAGCTCGTTGTGCATCAACAAGGAGATCACTTACGAGTTCGTGGACGACGTGATCCGCGAGCTCGCCGCGCTGACTCCCGGGCCGTACATCCACATCGGCGGGGACGAGGCCAATGCCACCACCCCGGCCGACTACCAGACGTTCATGGACCGGGTGCTGCCGATCGTCGAGAAGTACGGCAAGAAGCCGATGGGCTGGCACGACTTCATCGAGACCACAACCGACACCGAAGCGGTTCCGCAGTTCTGGGGTACCACGACCTCGAGCCAGGCCGTTGCCGACGCGGCACAGCGGGGCAACAAGGTACTGATGTCCCCGGCGAACAAGGCCTACCTGGACATGAAGTACAACTCCAGCACCCCGCTCGGTCTCAGCTGGGCAGGCTACACCGAGGTGGACGACGCCTACGACTGGAACCCGGGTTCCTACCTGAACGGGGTCCCGGAGTCGGCGGTGCGCGGGGTCGAAGCTCCACTGTGGAGCGAGACCATCGAGACCCCGGCGCATATCGACTACATGGCGTTCCCGAGGTTGCCCGCGATCGCCGAGCTCGGCTGGTCGCCGTGGTCGACGCATGACTGGAACGCCTTCCGCGAGCGGCTCGGCGCCCAGGCGCCGCGCTGGGAGCAGATGGGCCTGGAGTTCTACCGTTCCCCGCAGGTTCCCTGGCGGACCGACGGTGGCGGTGAGCCAGGCGAGTGCACCGCACCCGCATGGAACTCCTCGACCGTGTACACCGGCGGGGACCAGGTCTCGCACAACGGATACAACTGGACTGCCAAGTGGTGGACCAGGGGCGAGGAACCGGGCACCACCGGTGAATGGGGAGTCTGGCGCAACGACGGCCCCTGCTGA
- a CDS encoding ABC transporter ATP-binding protein yields the protein MSNPVETTGLTKRYGDLVAVQDLNLTVRPGEVYGFLGPNGAGKSTTLRMLLGLIRPSAGTLAVLGRGPGPGYLRGVGALIEGPAFYPHLSGRDNLRVLAGHAGVARARVAEVLRAVELTERARDRYATYSLGMKQRLGLAAALLKDPQLLILDEPTNGLDPAGMADMRVTIRGLAETGRTVLLSSHLLAEVQQTCDRVGVIAGGRLVAETTVAELGSGGVLRVVARPAREARDHLHRLLGTAAVRRDGDAFELSVDPERAAWINTELVGSGLEISELRWSEPDLERTFLELTGGQTDAR from the coding sequence ATGAGCAACCCAGTAGAGACCACCGGGCTGACGAAGCGCTACGGCGACCTCGTGGCCGTCCAGGATCTCAACCTGACCGTGCGCCCCGGTGAGGTGTACGGCTTCCTCGGCCCCAACGGCGCTGGCAAGTCCACCACCCTGCGCATGCTGCTCGGCCTGATCCGGCCCAGCGCGGGCACCCTCGCCGTGCTCGGGCGTGGGCCCGGTCCCGGTTACCTGCGCGGGGTCGGCGCGCTGATCGAGGGGCCCGCGTTCTACCCGCATCTTTCCGGCCGGGACAACCTGCGCGTGCTCGCCGGGCACGCGGGCGTGGCCCGCGCCAGGGTGGCGGAGGTGTTGCGCGCCGTCGAGCTGACCGAGCGGGCCAGGGACCGGTACGCGACCTACTCGCTCGGGATGAAGCAGCGGCTCGGCCTCGCCGCCGCGCTGCTCAAGGATCCCCAGCTGCTCATCCTGGACGAGCCGACCAACGGCCTCGACCCGGCCGGGATGGCCGATATGCGGGTGACGATCCGCGGACTGGCCGAGACCGGCCGCACCGTCCTGCTTTCCAGCCACCTGCTGGCCGAGGTGCAGCAGACCTGCGACCGGGTCGGGGTGATCGCGGGGGGAAGGCTGGTCGCCGAGACCACGGTCGCCGAGCTGGGCTCCGGCGGCGTGTTGCGGGTGGTCGCCAGGCCCGCACGGGAGGCACGGGACCACCTGCACCGGCTGCTCGGTACCGCGGCGGTGCGCCGGGACGGGGATGCGTTCGAGCTGTCGGTGGACCCGGAGCGGGCGGCGTGGATCAACACCGAGCTGGTCGGCAGCGGCCTCGAGATCAGTGAGCTGCGCTGGTCCGAACCCGATCTGGAACGCACCTTCCTCGAGCTGACCGGAGGGCAGACCGATGCGCGCTGA